A genomic window from Sphingobacterium spiritivorum includes:
- the rpsG gene encoding 30S ribosomal protein S7 — protein MRKSKPKKRIILPDPKFNDVQVTRFVNNMMYDGKKSIAYDIFYKAVELVEQKTSESGLETWKKALNNVMPAVEVKSRRVGGANFQVPMEVRPERKIALGMKWLISYSRKRGEKTMFEKLAGEIISASKGEGAAVKKKEDTHKMAEANKAFSHFRF, from the coding sequence ATGAGAAAATCAAAACCAAAAAAGAGAATCATTCTACCTGATCCAAAGTTTAATGACGTTCAGGTAACACGTTTTGTAAACAACATGATGTATGACGGTAAAAAATCTATCGCCTATGACATCTTTTACAAAGCAGTAGAATTAGTAGAACAAAAAACTAGCGAAAGTGGTTTAGAGACTTGGAAAAAAGCTCTAAACAACGTTATGCCAGCCGTAGAGGTTAAATCTCGTCGTGTAGGTGGTGCTAACTTCCAGGTTCCTATGGAAGTACGTCCTGAGCGTAAGATTGCTTTAGGTATGAAATGGTTAATTTCGTACTCACGCAAACGTGGTGAAAAGACGATGTTCGAAAAATTAGCAGGAGAGATCATTTCAGCTTCTAAAGGTGAAGGTGCTGCTGTTAAGAAAAAAGAGGATACGCACAAAATGGCGGAAGCTAACAAAGCGTTCTCACACTTCAGATTTTAA
- the rpsL gene encoding 30S ribosomal protein S12, with protein MPTIQQLVRKGRVALVDKSKSPALDSCPQRRGVCTRVYTTTPKKPNSAMRKVARVRLTNGKEVNAYIPGEGHNLQEHSIVLIRGGRVKDLPGVRYHIIRGALDTSGVAGRNQRRSKYGTKRPKPGQAAAAPAKGKKK; from the coding sequence ATGCCTACTATTCAACAATTAGTTAGAAAAGGTAGAGTAGCTCTGGTAGACAAGAGTAAGTCTCCAGCGTTGGACAGCTGTCCACAGCGAAGAGGTGTGTGTACACGTGTATACACTACTACCCCTAAAAAACCAAACTCAGCAATGCGTAAAGTAGCTCGTGTACGTTTAACAAACGGTAAAGAGGTCAACGCTTACATCCCCGGAGAAGGTCACAACTTACAAGAGCACTCGATCGTATTGATCCGTGGTGGTCGTGTAAAAGATTTACCAGGTGTACGTTACCACATTATCCGTGGTGCATTAGATACTTCAGGTGTAGCAGGTCGTAACCAACGTCGTTCTAAATACGGAACTAAACGCCCTAAACCAGGACAAGCAGCTGCAGCTCCTGCAAAAGGTAAAAAGAAATAA
- the rnr gene encoding ribonuclease R, whose protein sequence is MRTKKDNPYKEVLTQMIVDIFEKSGNKPLNYKQVAAKLNVSDSDSKAAIAEVLTIDPKNSPFIESERGKFQLRQIKVYVTGKVDMTADGSAYVIPEDELENDIFIAPRKLRQALHGDIVKVHTYEKRKGRKKEGEVVEILQRAKTDFTGIINLSKSFAFFIADDRKMLHDIFIPLDNLNGAKDGEKVVVSITEWPKGSKNPVGRVKDVLGKKGENNTEMNAILADYGFPLSFPPEVEKEANSFSAVIDNTEILKRRDFRTIPTFTIDPADAKDFDDAISFQQLPNGHYEIGVHIADVSHFVKPDTALDKEAFERATSVYLVDRVIPMLPERLSNDLCSLRPNEDRLCFSAVFELDDKANIHDQWFGRTVIHSDRRFSYEEAQEVIENKAGDFTTEILKLNELAYILREKKFKNGAISFESEEVKFTLDENGKPTGVYTKVRKDAHKLIEDFMLLANRKVAEYIGKQGKGKNKLTFVYRFHDLPNPETLTTFSQFASRFGHKLTIRSDKETAKSLNALMTKIEGSKEQNLLTSLAVRSMAKAVYTTKNTSHYGLAFDYYTHFTSPIRRYPDVMVHRLLQFYLDGGQKVNAEHYEKMSEHSSQMEKKAAEAERASIKYKQAEFLQDQIGTEYTGIVSGVTEWGMYVEIESNKCEGMVRLRDITDDFYVLDEKNYAIIGQRKKKKYQLGDEVQIKVKKVDLDKRQIDFTLLG, encoded by the coding sequence ATGAGAACAAAAAAAGACAATCCTTATAAAGAAGTGTTGACACAGATGATCGTTGACATTTTCGAAAAATCCGGAAACAAACCCCTTAACTACAAACAGGTCGCGGCGAAACTAAATGTATCCGACTCGGACAGTAAAGCAGCAATAGCTGAAGTGCTGACCATAGACCCCAAGAACAGCCCCTTTATCGAAAGCGAAAGAGGCAAGTTTCAGCTCCGTCAGATAAAGGTATATGTTACCGGAAAAGTTGATATGACGGCCGATGGTTCGGCCTATGTAATACCCGAAGATGAACTGGAAAATGACATCTTTATCGCACCCCGGAAGTTGCGTCAGGCTCTGCATGGAGACATCGTCAAAGTACACACGTACGAGAAGCGCAAAGGCCGCAAAAAGGAAGGTGAAGTGGTGGAGATTTTGCAAAGAGCGAAGACCGATTTCACAGGTATTATCAACCTTTCCAAAAGCTTTGCATTCTTCATTGCGGATGACCGTAAAATGCTTCACGACATTTTCATTCCGCTGGACAATCTCAACGGTGCAAAAGATGGCGAAAAGGTAGTAGTGTCGATCACCGAATGGCCAAAAGGAAGTAAGAATCCGGTGGGGCGGGTGAAAGATGTATTAGGAAAAAAAGGAGAGAACAATACCGAAATGAATGCCATATTGGCAGACTACGGATTTCCGCTTTCCTTCCCTCCGGAAGTAGAAAAAGAAGCCAACAGTTTCTCCGCTGTCATTGACAATACAGAGATCCTGAAGCGTCGTGATTTCCGCACGATCCCAACCTTTACAATCGACCCTGCCGACGCCAAAGATTTTGATGATGCGATCTCCTTTCAGCAATTGCCGAATGGTCATTATGAGATAGGTGTACACATCGCAGATGTATCCCATTTTGTAAAACCGGATACTGCACTGGACAAAGAAGCATTCGAGCGCGCAACATCCGTCTATCTGGTGGACCGCGTGATCCCGATGCTTCCTGAGCGGCTTTCCAATGACCTGTGTTCACTCCGTCCAAACGAAGACAGACTTTGTTTCTCTGCAGTATTCGAACTCGATGACAAGGCGAATATACACGACCAGTGGTTTGGAAGAACCGTTATCCATTCAGACCGCCGCTTCTCCTATGAAGAAGCACAGGAAGTCATTGAAAACAAAGCCGGCGATTTTACAACTGAAATACTCAAACTAAACGAACTGGCCTATATCCTTCGCGAGAAAAAATTTAAAAACGGCGCGATCAGTTTCGAAAGCGAAGAAGTCAAATTCACACTGGATGAAAACGGGAAGCCTACAGGAGTATATACCAAAGTCAGAAAAGATGCACATAAGCTGATCGAAGACTTTATGCTGCTGGCCAACCGCAAAGTTGCCGAATACATCGGTAAGCAGGGAAAAGGTAAAAACAAGCTAACATTTGTATACCGCTTCCACGACCTTCCGAACCCGGAGACCTTAACAACCTTTTCGCAGTTCGCATCCCGTTTCGGACATAAGCTGACCATACGTTCAGATAAAGAAACAGCTAAATCGCTGAATGCCTTAATGACCAAAATAGAGGGCAGCAAAGAACAAAACCTGCTGACTTCTCTGGCAGTGCGCTCTATGGCCAAAGCCGTATACACTACAAAAAACACAAGTCACTACGGTCTTGCTTTTGATTATTACACCCATTTCACTTCACCTATCCGCCGTTACCCCGATGTAATGGTGCACAGATTGCTTCAGTTCTATCTGGATGGAGGTCAAAAAGTAAATGCGGAGCATTATGAGAAGATGAGTGAACACTCTTCACAAATGGAAAAGAAAGCAGCCGAAGCGGAACGCGCATCGATCAAATACAAACAGGCAGAATTCCTGCAGGATCAGATCGGAACAGAATATACCGGTATCGTATCAGGTGTAACCGAATGGGGCATGTATGTAGAGATCGAATCCAACAAATGCGAAGGTATGGTCCGTCTCCGCGATATCACGGATGATTTCTATGTACTTGACGAAAAGAATTACGCCATAATCGGTCAGCGTAAGAAAAAGAAATACCAACTGGGGGATGAGGTACAGATCAAAGTAAAAAAGGTAGATCTGGACAAAAGACAGATTGACTTCACCCTGCTTGGATAA
- a CDS encoding Fur family transcriptional regulator has protein sequence MKSIENPENKAAQEAHFTSLLRSNKLKVTQPRLRVLEIVSAKNSAISQPDLEKILGTEIDRVTLYRILANFEEKGILHKIFDLNGTATYAICSTQCSAHDHHDQHVHFICAVCNSIFCLEEISLPKINLPKNFKLHSIAVNAVGLCDNCQSLEE, from the coding sequence ATGAAGTCGATTGAAAATCCGGAAAATAAAGCTGCACAGGAAGCACATTTCACAAGCTTATTACGTTCAAACAAGTTGAAAGTAACACAGCCGAGACTGCGTGTTCTGGAGATTGTGTCGGCCAAGAATTCTGCGATATCCCAACCCGACTTAGAGAAAATTCTGGGTACGGAAATAGACCGTGTGACCCTGTACAGGATACTGGCAAATTTTGAAGAAAAAGGAATTCTCCACAAGATCTTTGACCTTAACGGAACTGCCACATACGCCATCTGCTCTACCCAATGTTCGGCACATGATCATCACGATCAGCATGTACATTTTATCTGTGCGGTCTGCAACAGCATCTTTTGTCTGGAAGAAATTTCACTTCCTAAAATCAATCTTCCCAAGAATTTCAAACTACATTCGATAGCAGTAAATGCCGTAGGTCTTTGCGACAATTGCCAGTCATTAGAAGAATAA